The Cucumis melo cultivar AY chromosome 5, USDA_Cmelo_AY_1.0, whole genome shotgun sequence genome has a segment encoding these proteins:
- the LOC103491525 gene encoding zinc finger A20 and AN1 domain-containing stress-associated protein 8, which produces MDPHDEAGCQAPPEGPFLCINNCGFFGSAATMNMCSKCHKDMMLKQDQAKLAASSIENFVNGSSSGSMEVPESVTDGAVSVEPKTVQAHALPAMGSVEGEKPSEGPKRCNSCKKRVGLTGFNCRCGNVFCAVHRYSDKHDCPFDYHMAAQNAISKANPVVKAQKLDKI; this is translated from the coding sequence ATGGATCCCCATGATGAGGCTGGATGCCAAGCTCCCCCGGAAGGGCCCTTCCTCTGTATCAACAACTGTGGCTTCTTTGGTAGTGCAGCCACTATGAACATGTGCTCCAAGTGTCATAAAGATATGATGCTGAAACAAGATCAGGCTAAACTTGCTGCTTCATCTATTGAAAATTTTGTCAATGGATCGTCTAGTGGCAGTATGGAAGTACCTGAAAGTGTTACTGATGGTGCCGTTTCTGTGGAACCGAAGACTGTTCAAGCACATGCACTGCCTGCAATGGGATCTGTGGAAGGTGAGAAACCAAGTGAGGGTCCAAAACGTTGCAACTCTTGCAAAAAGCGTGTTGGTTTAACAGGCTTCAATTGTCGGTGTGGTAATGTATTTTGTGCAGTTCATCGTTACTCTGACAAACATGACTGCCCCTTTGATTATCACATGGCTGCGCAAAACGCCATATCCAAAGCCAATCCTGTTGTCAAGGCTCAGAAGCTGGATAAGATCTAG